CGGTACTACTAAATGTAGTTTAAAAGGGAAGTTTGGTGCAAAACCAACGCTGTCCCCGCAACTGTAAATGCTGACTGAAAAGACAATAACCACTGTGCGTATGCATGGGAAGGTGTCTTAAAGGATGACGCAAAGCCAGGAGACCTGCCACGCTAAATTTACGTACATTTCTTCGGGGAACAGGAAATGGAGACGAATCTCTATTTTTGTTTCCATTTCAAGCTATCCATTCACCTGGATAGCTTTTTTTGTTGCTCTGTACGGCACAATGTAAATTCATGTTTAGCGAGGGATTCTATTATGAAACTGTACACGAAAACAATTTGTCCAAAATGCCTGTGGGTAAAATCAGAGCTAGAAGCAGCCAACTTACAGGTGGAAGTAGTAAACATCGATCATGACGAAAATGCCAAACAAGCTGTAATGGATGCCGGATTTATGGCGGTGCCTGTGTTAGAAGTAAACGGCGAATGGCTAGCAGACACACATGTAATCATGGACCGCATTGCCACACTAAGCGCGTGATTGTTTATGCAAGCCGCACCGGAAATGTTCGAAGCGTGATTGCAAA
The sequence above is a segment of the Solibacillus sp. FSL H8-0523 genome. Coding sequences within it:
- a CDS encoding glutaredoxin; this encodes MKLYTKTICPKCLWVKSELEAANLQVEVVNIDHDENAKQAVMDAGFMAVPVLEVNGEWLADTHVIMDRIATLSA